The following proteins are co-located in the Phyllostomus discolor isolate MPI-MPIP mPhyDis1 chromosome 1, mPhyDis1.pri.v3, whole genome shotgun sequence genome:
- the LOC118500645 gene encoding thymosin beta-4-like, producing MPPSTSSATMSDKPDMAEIEKFDKSKWKKTEMEWKNPLPSKEMIDQEEQAGEL from the coding sequence ATGCCTCCCTCCACTTCTTCAGCAACCATGTCTGATAAACCCGATATGGCTGAGATTGAGAAATTTGATAAGTCGAAATGGAAGAAGACTGAAATGGAATGGAAAAATCCACTGCCTTCCAAAGAAATGATTGATCAGGAGGAGCAAGC